A single region of the Coprobacter tertius genome encodes:
- a CDS encoding beta-L-arabinofuranosidase domain-containing protein, translating into MKKILFAACCSLLMVCPSKAANSGKDQPIYQNNRYPLLTKPYMELPLGAITPTGWLEEQLVRMRDGLTGNLDEIYPQVMGPRNGWLGGDGDVWERGPYWIDGLLPLAYILKDKEMIAKVQPWIEWTLASQKENGYFGPDTDRSYEPGLQRDNSKDWWPKMVMLKVMQQYYMATQDKRVIDFLTNYFKYQLEELPQNPLGRWTFWAEQRGGDNLLIVYWLYNITGDKFLLDLGELIHKQTFNWTDIFLNQDHLYRQNSLHCVNLAQGFKEPVIYWQYSKDPNHIDAVKKAVRTIRHTIGFPTGLWGGDELLQFGNPTQGSELCTAVEMMYSLEEMLKVTGDVQWADHLERVTYNALPTQVSDDFKGRQYYQQVNQVTVTPAFRNFTTPHDDTDILFGTLTGYPCCTSNLHQGWPKFVQNLWYATDDNGIAAMVYAPCKVTAKVAGNIMVNITETTNYPFDEKINLKLSFADKKTKSAAFPVHFRIPEWCKKPIVRLNGQEVSPELFAKNTMRINREWKNGDNISIEFPAEVKASYWYNNAAVIERGPLIYALKMDEKWEKKDLPENRKGQYGDWYYEVTSNSPWNYALLSHNLQKENIAKEFIVEKKETISNYPWTATEAPIVIKTKGKEVPRWKLYNGMVGPINYLTQHNNDGGEIRDIQLIPYGCTTLRITEFPVR; encoded by the coding sequence ATGAAAAAAATCTTATTTGCAGCATGCTGCTCCCTGTTGATGGTATGCCCTTCTAAGGCTGCCAATTCCGGTAAAGATCAACCGATATACCAAAACAACCGGTATCCTCTGCTTACAAAACCGTATATGGAACTTCCCTTAGGAGCGATTACTCCTACCGGATGGTTAGAAGAACAACTCGTTAGAATGCGGGATGGCCTAACCGGAAATCTCGATGAGATTTATCCACAAGTCATGGGACCCCGTAACGGATGGCTGGGGGGAGATGGCGATGTATGGGAACGCGGCCCGTACTGGATTGACGGTCTCCTGCCGTTAGCATATATTCTAAAAGACAAAGAGATGATCGCGAAAGTACAACCGTGGATCGAGTGGACTTTAGCATCTCAAAAAGAAAACGGTTACTTCGGCCCCGATACCGACCGCAGTTACGAACCGGGATTACAACGGGACAACTCGAAAGACTGGTGGCCTAAAATGGTTATGCTAAAAGTAATGCAACAATATTACATGGCAACGCAGGATAAACGAGTGATCGATTTCTTAACAAATTATTTTAAATACCAACTTGAAGAACTTCCCCAAAATCCCCTTGGCAGATGGACATTTTGGGCCGAACAACGTGGCGGTGACAACCTTCTCATCGTGTACTGGTTGTATAATATAACCGGAGATAAATTTTTACTCGATCTGGGTGAACTCATACACAAACAAACATTTAACTGGACCGATATTTTTCTCAACCAAGATCATTTATATCGCCAAAACAGCCTGCATTGCGTAAATCTGGCACAAGGATTTAAAGAGCCGGTTATTTATTGGCAATATAGTAAAGATCCCAATCACATCGATGCTGTAAAAAAAGCAGTTCGCACAATAAGGCATACAATCGGATTCCCGACCGGATTGTGGGGTGGCGACGAACTATTACAATTCGGTAACCCCACACAGGGTTCTGAACTTTGCACTGCGGTAGAAATGATGTATTCTCTCGAAGAAATGCTGAAAGTTACAGGTGATGTACAATGGGCCGACCATTTAGAACGAGTTACCTACAATGCGTTACCTACTCAAGTATCAGACGACTTTAAAGGGCGCCAATATTATCAACAAGTAAATCAAGTAACGGTGACCCCGGCATTCCGTAACTTTACTACTCCTCATGACGATACCGATATTCTTTTCGGTACACTTACCGGATATCCATGTTGTACCTCAAACCTGCATCAAGGATGGCCGAAATTTGTACAAAACCTTTGGTATGCGACTGATGATAACGGAATTGCCGCTATGGTATATGCCCCCTGTAAAGTTACGGCAAAAGTAGCAGGCAATATAATGGTGAATATCACAGAAACAACAAATTATCCATTCGACGAAAAAATAAATCTGAAACTTTCTTTTGCCGATAAAAAGACTAAATCGGCTGCGTTTCCGGTTCATTTCAGAATTCCCGAATGGTGTAAAAAACCAATAGTACGGCTCAACGGGCAAGAAGTTTCACCTGAACTCTTCGCAAAAAATACAATGCGAATCAATCGAGAATGGAAAAATGGAGATAATATAAGTATCGAATTTCCGGCAGAAGTCAAAGCCAGCTATTGGTATAATAATGCAGCCGTTATCGAACGTGGACCTCTGATTTATGCCTTGAAAATGGATGAAAAATGGGAGAAAAAAGATCTTCCTGAAAACAGAAAAGGCCAATATGGAGACTGGTATTACGAAGTAACTTCCAATTCACCATGGAACTACGCCCTTTTGAGCCACAATCTACAGAAAGAAAATATAGCTAAAGAATTTATTGTTGAAAAGAAAGAAACAATAAGTAATTATCCGTGGACAGCTACCGAAGCTCCTATTGTAATAAAAACAAAAGGAAAAGAAGTTCCCCGATGGAAACTGTATAATGGTATGGTAGGACCTAT